Proteins from one Chroococcidiopsis sp. CCMEE 29 genomic window:
- a CDS encoding DUF4440 domain-containing protein, producing the protein MIDANEVLKAMCEKYQAAVSANDSAAYRKLFATDAIRIPPGLEPEHGPDEISKSEQKDYDVAKWSIQSRPIDALRIDDQWIYGIAHVDGTAVAYADGTTNSFKLTKTWLLHREASGEWLIKRQMWNLK; encoded by the coding sequence ATGATTGATGCGAACGAGGTTCTCAAGGCAATGTGTGAGAAGTATCAGGCAGCCGTTAGCGCCAATGATTCGGCAGCCTATCGGAAGCTATTCGCCACAGATGCGATTCGGATTCCACCGGGGTTGGAGCCTGAACACGGCCCGGACGAGATTTCAAAGAGCGAACAGAAGGACTATGATGTCGCGAAATGGAGTATCCAATCTAGACCCATTGATGCTCTGCGGATTGACGATCAATGGATATACGGAATCGCGCATGTCGATGGGACTGCTGTAGCGTACGCTGATGGGACGACGAACTCATTCAAATTGACGAAAACCTGGCTTCTCCATAGAGAGGCATCAGGAGAATGGTTGATCAAAAGGCAGATGTGGAACCTCAAGTAA
- a CDS encoding CopG family transcriptional regulator — MGGKTDLDRVVAYIPAEWKKELEAWAEADERSVSWIVAKLIDKALQERRNQQSPSKVVHMR; from the coding sequence ATGGGCGGTAAAACAGACTTAGACCGAGTAGTTGCTTACATTCCTGCCGAATGGAAAAAAGAACTGGAAGCATGGGCAGAAGCGGACGAACGCTCTGTGTCCTGGATAGTTGCAAAATTAATTGATAAAGCTCTGCAAGAACGTCGAAACCAGCAAAGTCCTTCAAAAGTAGTGCATATGCGTTGA
- the map gene encoding type I methionyl aminopeptidase, with protein sequence MNHQNLLSIAENLVQPPLNQGLVLLSARELGKMRRVGRLAANLLNHLEPMVQPGVSTQALNDEAERWMQAHGAISATLGYAPPSHPPFTGSICTSVNEVVCHGIPNSKQILKDGDIINIDVTPILDGYHGDTSKTFLVGNSSETVRKLVEVTQESMMRGIAEIRPGARIGDIGAAIQEYAEANGFSVVRDMVGHGVGRQFHTEPQIPHYGKRGSGLKLRPGMVFTVEPMLNAGTSDLKFLADRWTVITKDKKLSAQFEHTVAVTEQGVEILTLA encoded by the coding sequence ATGAACCATCAAAATCTGCTTTCAATCGCGGAGAATCTTGTACAACCGCCCCTCAATCAAGGGCTTGTCTTGCTTTCGGCTAGGGAATTAGGTAAGATGCGCCGTGTCGGGCGACTTGCTGCGAATCTACTCAATCATCTTGAACCAATGGTACAACCCGGAGTGAGTACGCAAGCATTAAACGATGAAGCAGAACGTTGGATGCAAGCTCATGGTGCAATCAGTGCCACGCTGGGCTATGCGCCTCCCAGTCATCCCCCTTTCACTGGTTCTATTTGTACTAGTGTTAATGAAGTTGTTTGTCATGGAATTCCCAATTCTAAGCAAATTCTTAAAGATGGAGACATCATTAATATCGACGTGACTCCAATTTTGGATGGCTATCACGGTGACACGTCTAAAACGTTTCTGGTTGGCAATTCATCAGAAACAGTCCGAAAACTGGTTGAGGTTACTCAAGAATCGATGATGCGCGGCATTGCTGAGATTAGACCCGGTGCAAGAATTGGGGATATTGGCGCTGCAATTCAAGAGTATGCTGAGGCGAATGGATTCTCAGTGGTTCGAGATATGGTTGGGCATGGAGTTGGTAGGCAATTTCATACTGAGCCTCAAATTCCTCACTATGGTAAACGAGGCAGCGGATTGAAGTTGCGTCCAGGAATGGTTTTTACAGTTGAACCGATGCTAAATGCCGGAACTTCTGATCTCAAGTTTTTAGCGGATCGTTGGACTGTGATTACGAAAGACAAAAAACTCTCTGCTCAGTTTGAACACACCGTTGCTGTGACAGAGCAAGGAGTAGAAATCCTCACTCTTGCCTAA
- a CDS encoding DUF5615 family PIN-like protein has product MTTPDADLKQAIVTGILRREPTIDFQAANTADLSSLSDSEVLSLAAKEGRILVSHDQRTMPIYFAEFITARTSSGVIIVLQSLPTSDAISNLIKIWPPPLQSGVILD; this is encoded by the coding sequence TTGACCACACCCGATGCCGATCTCAAGCAGGCAATTGTTACAGGTATTTTAAGGCGCGAACCAACCATAGATTTCCAAGCAGCAAACACAGCAGATTTAAGCAGTTTAAGCGACTCAGAGGTTTTATCACTAGCAGCAAAAGAAGGTAGGATTCTGGTTTCCCATGACCAAAGAACCATGCCAATATATTTTGCTGAGTTTATTACCGCTCGAACCAGTTCGGGTGTAATCATTGTGTTACAGAGTCTACCGACTAGTGATGCAATCAGCAATCTAATCAAGATCTGGCCCCCGCCCTTGCAAAGTGGCGTGATTTTGGATTGA
- a CDS encoding CTP synthase: MTKFVFVTGGVVSSIGKGIVAASLGRLLKSRDYSVSILKLDPYINVDPGTMSPFQHGEVFVTEDGAETDLDLGHYERFTDTSMSRLNSVTTGSIYQAVLNKERRGDYMGGTVQVIPHITNEIKERIQRVAKNTNPDVVITEIGGTVGDIESLPFLEAIRQFRKDVGRQNVLYMHVTLVPWIPSAGEMKTKPTQHSVKELRSIGIQPDILVCRCDRPLPSGLKQKMSEFCDVPVECVITAQDASSIYEVPLMLEREGLAQQTLDLLQLEQHQPDLTQWQTLVDHLAHPTHRIEVGIVGKYVRLSDAYLSVVEALRHAAIAMSGELHLRWINAENLETEGAERYLEGVNGLIVPGGFGIRGVNGKIAAVKYAREHQIPFLGLCLGMQCSVIEWARHIAGLEEANSAEFAPNGKHPVINLLPEQQDVVDLGGTMRLGLYPCRLTPNTLAFKLYQEEVVYERHRHRYEFNNAYRNLFLDTGYAISGTSPDGRLVEIIERPDHPFFIATQFHPEFQSRPSAPHPLFKGFVEAVMHRSQSASTLPTPLEVS; this comes from the coding sequence ATGACTAAATTTGTTTTTGTCACTGGCGGCGTAGTCTCCAGCATCGGCAAGGGCATTGTAGCGGCTAGCCTGGGACGTTTGCTGAAATCGCGAGATTATTCAGTTTCAATTCTTAAACTCGACCCTTATATTAATGTCGATCCAGGTACAATGAGCCCCTTCCAGCATGGGGAGGTGTTTGTGACGGAAGATGGTGCTGAGACGGATTTGGACTTGGGACATTACGAACGCTTTACTGATACTTCCATGTCTCGGCTCAATAGTGTAACCACTGGGTCAATTTACCAGGCTGTGTTAAACAAAGAGCGTCGCGGCGATTACATGGGGGGAACCGTGCAGGTGATTCCCCACATCACAAATGAGATTAAAGAGCGCATCCAGCGAGTTGCCAAAAATACCAATCCAGATGTAGTGATTACCGAAATTGGTGGTACGGTGGGAGATATTGAATCACTGCCGTTTTTGGAAGCAATTCGCCAGTTCCGCAAGGATGTAGGACGGCAGAATGTGCTGTATATGCACGTAACGCTGGTGCCGTGGATTCCTTCAGCAGGGGAGATGAAAACCAAGCCGACACAGCATTCAGTTAAGGAATTGCGGTCGATTGGGATTCAACCGGATATTTTGGTTTGTCGGTGCGATCGCCCATTACCGTCCGGTTTAAAGCAGAAAATGTCGGAATTCTGCGATGTGCCTGTTGAGTGCGTGATCACGGCTCAAGATGCCAGTAGCATCTATGAAGTGCCGTTGATGCTGGAAAGAGAAGGACTAGCGCAGCAAACGCTGGATTTACTGCAATTAGAGCAACACCAACCGGATTTAACCCAGTGGCAAACGCTGGTGGATCATTTGGCACATCCCACGCACCGGATTGAAGTGGGAATTGTGGGTAAATATGTGCGGTTGAGTGATGCCTATCTTTCGGTTGTGGAAGCACTACGCCATGCGGCGATCGCGATGAGTGGAGAACTTCATCTGCGCTGGATTAATGCTGAAAACCTGGAAACGGAGGGAGCAGAACGTTATCTAGAGGGAGTTAATGGTCTGATAGTGCCTGGAGGTTTTGGCATCCGAGGGGTGAATGGCAAGATTGCGGCAGTTAAATATGCCCGCGAACACCAAATTCCTTTTCTCGGTTTATGCTTAGGAATGCAATGCTCTGTAATTGAGTGGGCGCGTCACATTGCTGGGCTAGAGGAGGCAAACAGTGCTGAGTTTGCGCCTAATGGCAAACATCCAGTGATCAACCTCTTGCCAGAACAGCAGGATGTAGTTGATTTGGGCGGTACAATGCGGCTAGGTTTGTATCCTTGTCGCCTTACACCTAATACTCTGGCTTTTAAGCTTTATCAGGAAGAAGTTGTTTACGAACGGCATCGGCATCGCTACGAATTCAACAACGCCTATCGCAACTTATTTTTAGACACAGGTTATGCGATCAGCGGTACTTCTCCGGACGGGCGCTTAGTAGAAATTATTGAACGACCTGACCATCCATTTTTCATTGCCACACAATTTCATCCCGAGTTTCAATCCCGACCTAGTGCCCCTCATCCTTTGTTTAAGGGGTTTGTTGAGGCTGTAATGCATCGTTCTCAATCAGCCTCTACTCTGCCAACTCCGCTTGAGGTATCTTAG
- a CDS encoding N-acetylmuramoyl-L-alanine amidase translates to MASPVWADQPLSVVYPPADHQTTAERIFLIGTAPSAGDVLVNGKPIERSPAGHFAPSFPLKLGDNIFTLHYQNQQVQIKVKRVATVPESPMGLAFGKDSLTPSVDIAKLPGELICFGAIAPPNATVSVQLGNQTVPLLPQSQQVNLPANSAALTGQNQPASQAAAGQFQGCTTMPAGFGSLIYGNNIITGAVSGSNTVQPKFQLTANGKTITQIGAGKIAILSPAKLEVAEVTADSGVARTGPSTDYSRLTPLPKGTQANVTGREGEWLRLDYGGWINSKETRILPNAVPPRSLIRSISTHQISGATEVVFPLQVPVPVSVQQGDRTLTLTLYNTTAQTDVIRLNDEPVISRLDWQQVAPEQVQYTFNLKSQQQWGYKLRYDGTTLVLSLRHPPGVRGQGSGVRGQGLKDRDPSPLSGIKILLDPGHGGAELGAKGPTGYPEKDINLVISKLVREQLIARGATVYMTREEDKEVSLPERVAMIDKLEPAIALSLHYNALPDGGDAMNTKGFAAFWYHPQAHSLAMFLHNYVVNKLDRPSYGVFWNNLALTRPATAPSVLLELGFMINPTEFEWIVNPQEQKKLAEAIADGITEWFSSAR, encoded by the coding sequence ATGGCATCTCCAGTCTGGGCAGATCAACCCCTCTCTGTTGTTTATCCCCCAGCTGACCATCAGACTACAGCTGAGCGCATCTTTTTGATTGGCACAGCACCATCAGCCGGAGATGTTTTGGTGAATGGCAAGCCGATTGAACGCAGTCCAGCAGGACATTTTGCCCCCAGTTTCCCATTAAAGTTGGGGGATAATATTTTCACGTTGCACTATCAGAATCAGCAAGTCCAGATTAAGGTCAAGCGTGTTGCAACTGTTCCAGAGTCACCCATGGGGTTAGCATTTGGCAAAGATTCCTTGACTCCATCAGTTGACATTGCCAAACTGCCAGGAGAATTGATTTGTTTTGGGGCGATCGCTCCACCCAATGCCACTGTCTCTGTACAGTTAGGTAATCAAACCGTTCCCTTACTGCCCCAATCGCAACAGGTAAACCTACCAGCCAATTCCGCAGCGTTAACAGGACAAAACCAGCCCGCTTCCCAGGCAGCCGCAGGACAATTTCAAGGTTGTACAACAATGCCAGCTGGTTTTGGTTCCCTAATCTACGGCAATAACATCATTACTGGTGCCGTCAGCGGCTCGAATACAGTTCAACCTAAATTTCAACTGACAGCCAATGGTAAAACCATAACTCAAATCGGTGCTGGAAAGATTGCCATCCTTTCACCAGCAAAGCTAGAAGTTGCCGAGGTGACAGCAGACTCAGGCGTTGCCCGGACGGGTCCGAGTACAGATTATTCTCGCCTCACACCGCTGCCTAAAGGCACACAGGCAAACGTCACAGGTAGAGAAGGTGAGTGGTTACGCCTGGACTACGGTGGTTGGATTAATAGTAAGGAAACAAGAATACTGCCGAATGCAGTGCCGCCGCGATCACTGATTCGCAGTATCAGCACCCATCAAATTTCTGGTGCGACGGAGGTAGTGTTTCCGTTGCAAGTGCCTGTTCCCGTCAGCGTGCAGCAGGGCGATCGCACTTTAACTTTGACGCTTTACAACACCACTGCCCAAACTGATGTAATTCGCCTGAACGACGAGCCTGTCATTTCCCGCTTGGATTGGCAACAGGTGGCTCCTGAGCAAGTGCAATATACCTTTAACCTTAAATCTCAGCAGCAGTGGGGATATAAGCTGAGATACGATGGCACAACTTTAGTGCTGTCTCTGCGTCATCCTCCAGGAGTTAGGGGTCAGGGGTCAGGGGTCAGGGGTCAGGGGTTAAAAGATAGAGATCCCTCGCCCCTATCCGGGATTAAAATTCTGCTCGATCCGGGACATGGGGGTGCTGAATTGGGTGCCAAGGGACCCACTGGTTATCCTGAAAAGGACATTAATTTGGTGATATCTAAGTTGGTACGAGAACAACTGATTGCCCGGGGAGCTACAGTATATATGACACGGGAGGAAGATAAGGAAGTGTCGCTGCCAGAGCGGGTGGCGATGATTGACAAATTAGAACCAGCGATCGCCCTCTCACTCCACTACAATGCTTTGCCCGATGGTGGTGATGCGATGAATACCAAAGGATTTGCCGCCTTTTGGTATCATCCCCAAGCACACAGCCTAGCGATGTTTTTGCATAACTATGTAGTGAATAAACTAGATCGTCCTTCCTATGGAGTTTTTTGGAACAATCTGGCGCTGACTCGTCCGGCAACAGCTCCATCCGTATTGCTGGAATTAGGATTTATGATCAATCCAACTGAATTTGAGTGGATTGTAAATCCCCAGGAGCAAAAGAAATTAGCAGAGGCGATCGCAGACGGTATTACTGAGTGGTTCAGCAGCGCCCGATAG
- a CDS encoding IS5 family transposase → MNSKIAQTLSQLQFKRRFGVQPDTFKHIIKALKPAWRATPKPGAKPKLGIEQRVLIALEYWREYRTYFHIGSSWGVSESTVCRIVHWVEDRLMASGQFRLPGKKQLVRGFGQPAVVVMDVTETPIERPKRHQRWFYSGKKKQHTLKCQLVIEQTTGRIICTYFGKGRRHDFKLFQASGIHFHPQIESLQDKGYQGIQKLHANSHLPHKKPRGGQLTPAQKLDNRALARRRVVIEQTNRCLKIFRILAERYRNRRRRFGLRCNLIAALYNYECSQAA, encoded by the coding sequence ATGAATTCTAAAATAGCTCAAACACTATCACAATTACAATTCAAACGTCGCTTCGGCGTGCAACCAGATACATTCAAGCACATCATCAAAGCTCTCAAACCTGCCTGGAGAGCCACACCAAAACCAGGTGCCAAGCCGAAACTGGGCATTGAACAGCGAGTGCTAATTGCTTTAGAGTATTGGCGGGAGTATCGCACCTACTTCCACATTGGCAGCAGTTGGGGCGTGAGTGAATCAACCGTCTGCCGCATCGTTCATTGGGTTGAAGATAGGTTAATGGCATCAGGACAATTTCGCCTGCCTGGGAAGAAACAGTTGGTGCGTGGATTTGGTCAGCCAGCTGTCGTGGTGATGGATGTGACCGAAACGCCGATTGAACGACCGAAGCGTCACCAACGCTGGTTCTATTCTGGCAAGAAGAAGCAACATACGCTCAAATGCCAACTAGTGATCGAGCAAACAACTGGACGAATTATTTGCACCTACTTTGGTAAAGGACGACGGCATGACTTCAAGCTGTTTCAAGCTTCAGGGATTCACTTCCACCCACAAATCGAAAGCTTGCAAGACAAGGGGTATCAGGGTATCCAAAAGTTACATGCTAACAGTCATCTACCTCACAAGAAGCCTAGAGGCGGACAACTCACGCCGGCGCAAAAGTTAGATAATCGAGCCTTAGCCCGTCGTCGAGTTGTAATTGAGCAAACCAATCGTTGCTTGAAAATCTTCCGCATTCTAGCGGAGCGCTATCGCAACCGGCGGCGGCGCTTCGGGTTGCGCTGTAATCTCATTGCTGCCTTATACAACTACGAATGCTCTCAAGCTGCTTGA
- a CDS encoding KGK domain-containing protein — protein MKDSSFLPDYKDDDVVAFNSHMQKVGTLRAVITNVFSNTSVIQDGLNRALLLHSLPSPEWFNQGANCEILRLGGKNWQKGKLRIKLTVEFYPDEPEVEEISASNEVEISQPEAQLLV, from the coding sequence ATGAAAGATAGCTCCTTCTTGCCTGATTACAAGGATGATGATGTTGTTGCATTCAACTCTCATATGCAAAAAGTGGGGACACTCAGGGCTGTAATCACGAATGTATTCTCAAACACAAGTGTGATCCAAGATGGGCTCAATAGAGCTTTACTACTCCACTCACTACCATCTCCAGAGTGGTTTAATCAGGGCGCAAATTGTGAAATTCTGAGGCTAGGTGGTAAAAACTGGCAAAAGGGAAAACTTAGAATTAAACTCACCGTAGAGTTCTATCCTGATGAGCCTGAAGTTGAAGAAATATCAGCAAGCAATGAGGTAGAAATCAGCCAACCAGAAGCGCAACTGTTGGTCTAA
- a CDS encoding glycosyltransferase family 1 protein: protein MSNTNQKNIALISVHGDPAIEIGKEEAGGQNVYVRHVGEALAKLGWQVDMFTRKASAEQASIVEHSPNCRTIRLTAGPEEFVPRDNIFGYASEFVEEFLKFQQQSGVQYPVVHTNYWISSWVGMQLKKIQPIKQVHTYHSLGAVKYKAVTTVPLIATTRLNVEKAVLETAERIVATSPQEKEHMRSLVSTKGNIDIIPCGTDIHRFGSIQQQQARQQLGIAPEAKVVFYVGRFDKRKGIETLVRAVGKSRLRGNGELKLIIGGGSRPGQSDGIERDRIEDIVAELGMSDFTSFPGRLGDEILPMYYAAADVCVVPSHYEPFGLVAIEAMASGTPVVASDVGGLQFTVVPEESGLLAPPKDEVAFAAAIDRILSDSAYRNKLGQAARKRVEAKFSWDGVAKQLSELYTQLLQEKPTALDDKTAAVSA, encoded by the coding sequence ATGAGCAATACAAATCAAAAGAATATAGCCCTAATTTCCGTCCACGGGGATCCGGCGATTGAAATAGGGAAAGAAGAAGCTGGGGGACAAAATGTTTATGTACGCCATGTAGGTGAAGCACTAGCTAAGCTGGGCTGGCAAGTTGATATGTTTACCCGTAAAGCCAGTGCTGAACAAGCCAGTATTGTTGAACACTCGCCAAATTGTCGAACAATTCGCTTAACTGCAGGTCCTGAGGAGTTCGTCCCTCGGGACAATATTTTTGGATATGCATCAGAGTTTGTTGAGGAATTTCTGAAGTTTCAGCAGCAATCGGGCGTGCAATATCCTGTGGTTCATACGAACTACTGGATCTCTAGCTGGGTAGGTATGCAGTTGAAAAAAATTCAACCAATTAAGCAAGTTCATACCTACCACTCCCTGGGAGCAGTCAAGTACAAGGCAGTGACAACGGTTCCTTTGATCGCTACTACAAGATTAAACGTCGAGAAGGCGGTGTTGGAGACAGCGGAGCGGATTGTGGCAACCAGTCCCCAGGAAAAAGAACACATGCGATCGCTTGTTTCTACCAAAGGTAATATCGATATTATTCCCTGCGGTACGGATATTCATCGCTTTGGCTCTATCCAGCAGCAACAAGCACGGCAGCAACTGGGAATTGCCCCTGAAGCGAAAGTTGTGTTTTATGTAGGACGGTTTGACAAACGCAAGGGGATTGAAACTCTGGTGCGTGCGGTTGGTAAGTCCAGGCTGCGCGGCAATGGTGAGCTGAAGTTAATAATCGGTGGAGGTAGTCGTCCGGGTCAAAGTGATGGCATAGAGCGCGATCGGATTGAGGATATTGTTGCAGAATTGGGAATGAGTGACTTTACCAGCTTCCCTGGTCGTCTCGGCGATGAAATCCTGCCAATGTACTATGCGGCTGCTGATGTCTGCGTAGTTCCTAGTCATTACGAACCCTTTGGTCTGGTTGCAATTGAAGCAATGGCGAGTGGCACACCTGTAGTTGCTAGTGACGTGGGTGGTCTTCAATTTACTGTGGTGCCGGAAGAGAGTGGGTTACTTGCTCCACCCAAGGATGAAGTAGCCTTCGCAGCAGCGATTGACCGCATTCTTTCAGACTCTGCTTACCGAAACAAGCTTGGTCAGGCAGCAAGAAAGCGAGTAGAAGCTAAGTTCAGCTGGGATGGGGTTGCTAAGCAACTGAGCGAACTCTACACCCAGCTACTGCAAGAAAAACCAACAGCTCTAGATGATAAGACAGCGGCTGTAAGTGCATAA
- a CDS encoding RNA-binding protein has protein sequence MSVRLYVGNLPKEEVDRQDLQAVFAEAGDSVTTKVIKDRKTGKCRGFGFVTVNDDEQADQIIEKFNGYMFKDIPLKIEKALPRSKGQEEEEQSSPTANAGGNAGGSNAEKGGNKRGGGNKKPRRNTNSGTSNTGESDAIRPDPRWASELEKLKQMLAAQTTNG, from the coding sequence ATGTCAGTTCGTTTGTATGTTGGCAATTTGCCAAAAGAAGAAGTGGATCGTCAGGACCTACAAGCAGTTTTTGCAGAAGCTGGGGATTCTGTTACTACTAAAGTCATTAAAGACCGTAAAACTGGCAAGTGTCGTGGTTTTGGTTTTGTAACGGTTAATGATGATGAACAGGCCGATCAAATCATTGAAAAGTTCAATGGTTACATGTTCAAGGATATTCCCCTAAAGATTGAGAAGGCATTGCCTCGGTCTAAAGGGCAGGAAGAGGAGGAGCAATCTAGCCCGACTGCCAATGCTGGTGGTAACGCAGGCGGAAGCAATGCTGAAAAAGGTGGTAATAAACGGGGTGGGGGAAATAAAAAGCCTCGCCGTAACACCAATAGTGGTACCAGCAACACCGGTGAGTCAGACGCAATTCGCCCCGATCCACGCTGGGCTTCTGAACTAGAAAAGTTGAAGCAAATGTTAGCGGCTCAAACTACTAATGGATAA
- a CDS encoding trypsin-like peptidase domain-containing protein: MFSPPSEMTSALLALSNNLADVVEQASRAVVAVNARHRIPSSGVHWRSGIVVTADHTIRREEEITVTLPDNRTVPATLVGRDSSTDLAVLKLQEVELPTAEIGDPQLLKVGHMVLAVGRSGESGSSASLGVVSARGAWRSWRGSQIDQFIRLDLILYPGFSGGPLVEATGRVMGINTSGRHSMVLTIPATTINRVIDQLLEKGRVTRGYLGLGMQPVLLPDALKNTLSLPSNGGVIVVSIEPDGSADRAGVLIGDVLLSLNGKPVSDTSDVQAMLGSESVGKTLSVKAVRGGALVELAIAVGERPWRQD, translated from the coding sequence ATGTTTTCACCACCATCCGAGATGACCAGCGCACTGCTGGCTCTCTCAAATAATTTAGCCGATGTTGTAGAGCAGGCGAGTCGTGCTGTCGTTGCAGTCAATGCCCGACACCGTATACCCTCAAGTGGCGTTCATTGGCGCTCTGGCATAGTTGTCACTGCCGACCATACGATTAGACGGGAAGAGGAAATCACTGTCACGCTGCCAGATAATCGCACTGTACCTGCAACTCTAGTGGGTCGTGACTCTAGTACTGATTTAGCTGTACTCAAGCTGCAAGAAGTAGAACTACCCACCGCTGAAATTGGCGATCCTCAATTACTAAAAGTAGGCCATATGGTACTTGCTGTTGGGCGTTCCGGTGAGAGCGGATCAAGTGCCAGCTTAGGAGTTGTTAGTGCTAGAGGTGCTTGGCGCAGTTGGCGCGGTAGTCAAATTGACCAGTTTATCCGGCTAGATTTGATCCTTTACCCTGGCTTCTCAGGTGGTCCACTGGTAGAAGCAACGGGTCGTGTGATGGGCATTAATACCTCTGGTCGCCACAGCATGGTTCTGACTATTCCTGCTACCACAATCAATCGAGTGATTGACCAACTGCTGGAAAAAGGACGCGTGACGCGGGGCTACCTTGGTTTGGGGATGCAGCCTGTACTACTGCCCGATGCCCTGAAGAATACGTTGAGTTTACCCAGCAACGGGGGCGTGATTGTCGTCAGTATTGAGCCAGATGGTTCTGCCGATCGAGCTGGTGTGCTGATCGGTGATGTGCTGCTGTCACTGAATGGCAAGCCAGTGAGCGACACGAGTGATGTGCAAGCAATGTTAGGTTCCGAGTCTGTAGGCAAAACGCTCAGCGTCAAGGCTGTGCGTGGTGGGGCATTGGTTGAACTAGCGATCGCAGTGGGCGAAAGACCTTGGAGGCAGGACTAA
- a CDS encoding trypsin-like peptidase domain-containing protein → MATPNEELAAVAAVVSRSTVQVRSRRFSGGSGVIWHSNLIITNDHVVRGARATVELSDGRVFDAVCTSRDPQRDLAALTIDATDLPVATIGDSDALRVGELVVAVGNPLGMIGALSTGIIHAVAPKDISRRWVQADIRLAPGNSGGPLADVQGRVIGINTVIAGGLALAVPSNAVDRFLRLGKERLYLGVTIQSVLVPLSNKRVFGLLILEVRQNSLAESAGLLTGDVLIGFNDQFFNAPKDVAQALLQINSCDTLQLDFVRGGRRMTCEMRLHGGDKPGAEAA, encoded by the coding sequence ATGGCTACACCAAATGAGGAATTGGCAGCGGTGGCGGCAGTAGTGAGCCGTTCGACTGTGCAAGTACGGAGTCGCAGGTTTAGTGGTGGGTCTGGTGTAATCTGGCACTCGAACTTAATTATTACTAACGATCATGTGGTCAGAGGAGCGCGGGCTACGGTTGAGCTTTCAGATGGACGAGTATTTGATGCTGTATGTACCAGCCGAGATCCACAGCGGGATTTAGCGGCGCTCACAATTGATGCTACTGACCTGCCAGTTGCAACAATTGGCGATTCTGATGCGCTACGGGTAGGTGAACTAGTGGTGGCGGTGGGTAATCCGCTTGGTATGATTGGTGCTCTCAGCACTGGAATTATCCATGCAGTCGCGCCAAAAGATATATCTAGGCGGTGGGTTCAGGCAGATATACGGCTAGCTCCAGGCAATTCAGGCGGACCCTTAGCTGACGTGCAGGGCAGAGTTATCGGAATTAACACTGTCATCGCTGGAGGTTTGGCTCTGGCTGTGCCAAGCAATGCAGTGGATCGTTTCTTGCGCTTGGGTAAGGAACGACTTTATCTGGGGGTGACTATCCAGTCTGTGCTTGTACCGTTAAGCAATAAACGTGTCTTTGGTCTGTTAATTCTAGAGGTGCGCCAAAATAGCCTTGCTGAGTCAGCAGGTCTGTTAACGGGTGATGTGTTGATTGGATTCAATGACCAGTTCTTCAATGCACCTAAAGACGTGGCACAAGCACTCTTGCAAATTAATTCATGCGACACGCTACAACTTGATTTCGTTCGTGGGGGGAGGCGCATGACTTGCGAAATGCGTCTACACGGCGGCGATAAACCGGGGGCAGAGGCGGCGTGA
- a CDS encoding response regulator transcription factor, giving the protein MTRVLVAAADSIVRVGLESIVRTSPELVVVGSSFNLATLAALIEERSPDVVLMELGLYDESGSEMVAIGALSGVAIVLLADDLQGDWTTEALRLGVRAVLSRSATAEEIVPTVVAAAAGLVVLHPKVFDSLLPVLPTNVRPFDSASPIQPLTPREIEVLGMLAEGLGNKIIARRLGISEHTVKFHVSSILTKLNASSRTEAVTLGARQGLIML; this is encoded by the coding sequence GTGACACGTGTTCTGGTTGCTGCTGCTGACTCTATTGTACGTGTGGGGTTAGAGAGCATCGTCCGCACAAGTCCTGAGCTGGTGGTGGTGGGCAGTTCATTTAATTTAGCCACACTCGCTGCTTTGATTGAAGAGCGTTCGCCTGACGTAGTGCTAATGGAGCTAGGGCTGTATGACGAATCCGGATCAGAAATGGTTGCAATTGGCGCTCTTTCAGGGGTGGCGATCGTTCTTTTGGCTGACGACCTGCAAGGAGATTGGACCACTGAGGCACTACGCTTAGGTGTACGAGCTGTATTGTCGCGATCGGCAACTGCAGAAGAGATTGTGCCTACAGTCGTAGCGGCTGCAGCTGGACTTGTGGTGCTACACCCCAAAGTTTTCGATTCACTGTTACCTGTCTTACCTACTAACGTCCGTCCGTTCGATAGTGCTTCCCCTATTCAGCCATTGACTCCACGCGAGATCGAGGTCTTGGGTATGCTGGCTGAGGGATTAGGCAACAAGATTATTGCACGGCGCTTGGGGATCTCTGAGCATACTGTTAAGTTTCATGTGTCATCTATTTTGACCAAGCTCAACGCCTCTAGCCGCACTGAAGCTGTCACTCTGGGGGCAAGACAGGGTTTAATAATGCTTTGA